In Setaria italica strain Yugu1 chromosome IX, Setaria_italica_v2.0, whole genome shotgun sequence, the genomic stretch AAAAAACCACTAAGTTCAACAAGACAACCAGAAcattttcagaaaagaaaagaagaaaaaataataaaatgaatGAGAAGACTGAAGATGAACTTGGTGTACTAAATGCACAGTTTCCAGGACAGTTTTCATAGGGTTTCTATGTAGTTACAATAAATGCAAAGATGCTTTTTTGTGCAATAGAAATTAGTGAAGCTTATTTTAGTCAGCATCCAAGAAATGCCTATGTTCCTGGCAAATGCTAAATGAGTGGATCTGTGTAGCATTAGATACAAAAGTGAAGACACCCATATCAACATGGGTTTGATGCCACAGAGGGTTACTTAGAGATAGGGCAGCATCACGTAGCAGCTTTGCAATTATGatataataaaaagaaaatcagtGGGCACTGACTTCTCTGAAAGAAAGCCCTATTGTATAATGCCAGTGATGCTGTATTACGTTTGATTCTACAAACCTAACGTTCATAAACAGAACGGTAGTGTAAAAGGCCTTTTTAAAGCACCCATCTATACCCACCTAATGTCACTGGATGATGTGCTCCTTGACCATCACTCATGCTTTACTTATGATGTCAGCTGAAACAAGAAGAGTGTCCAAATTTGTTAGAAATCCTGGGTAGAAAGACCAAGAcacaaataaaacaaaatagGATTATAATGAACCTTAAATATCACAACAAATAGCTATCAAATGAGAATTTGTATGGTTATCCATAGACTAAAATGGAAAATAATTTCCTTTAATTCAGAGACTCGCCAGATAGTTTGCATCAAGAAAATTGAACTTTGtgcatttccttttctttctcttgcaACAATTGACTTTTAAAAAAACGACCCTGCGGCAGATTTAGCCAAATAGAAGTAATTGCTCTGCTTATTACGTGCTGTTTCTTCCAACATAAAAGGAACTAAGGAAGGAATCAAGATGTGCACTTTAGCAAGCAGCCAACCAAAAACAGAAATGTGACATGGAAGATTTTCCGTTTCCGCAAAACCCTAGCACCACTTACCAAACACAAGCATGTACTTGTTAACATCATATGCATAGTTTGGCCTTTGCCTCCAAACATGTGCAATAGGGCATGGCATTTCGACAgctaaataaaagaaataacaTATGCATATTTTGTAGAAGAAAAGGAAGCAGCATGAGACAAGCATATGACAATGTGAATACCATATTGAGGATTTTTGTGGCTCTGTTGTGCTTCCATTTGACAgtcctgcagctgctgctcctgctccaacTGTGGAATTTGACAAACGGTGTACTCAGTGTAATCATCGACAGTCAACGGAGCCTCCACTTGACCATTCTGTTGTTCTCCCATCTGAAAGTCCTGCTCTGATGGAAGAATGTCTTCTATTTCGCAACCAAGAAGCATATCATCCCAGTCAGATAGAGCAGAGGTGTTAGTAAAAAGGTGCCCAGATGAAGCCAGAAGATCTACACTGTTAGAAGTTGTTTCTGCATCCATGGGCACAGCACTTTCAGGGCTTGAAACTGGTTGTGCAGTAGCTGAAGAAAAAGTTCCATTTACTGAAATTACTTGATTGGGGGTTTCAGGAATGGGAGGATTGTACTGTATAATTTGTGCGCTTGCACCAGAAGTCTCCTGATCAGCCACAGGACCCTGTTCCAGAGCACGGAATCTCCTTTTTCTGCTCCCATCATCATTCCACCAATTACTCCTGCGCTGTTGCTGCACCAGCTGATTGAGGAAATTTGGATTCTGGACAACTATTGCCAAAAGTGCCATCATCTGCTGCTGGTTCTGTTCCATCACACGAAGACGTTGAATTAAATTCTGCACTTCAAGGCTAGACGATTGCTGGTACTGCCTGAGATCTACTAGCTGCTGCATTAGAAGGGCTTTATCTCTCTTAAGGGTTTCAACCTCCTTTTCAAGACCTCCATATTTTCCTATTTCAATATTTTCAGTGCCAGGCGCAGTTTTGACAGGTGCCGGCTGCAGATCACTAGGCGCATCCTGAGCGgatttcttctttctcttgatGGTCTTTAGAAGATGTTTTTGGCCCTTAACAAAACCTTCATTAGCCCATTCCCATCTATCAGGATCGACTTTATGAAATCCCTGGTTATGAAAAAAGAACATTATTAAATTCACCTAATAAAAAACTCAATATTAAACATAACTTACAACATAGAAAACATTAAGATGAAATAATAGTTAATTTTATGCAGCGGATTTTAAAGATTttcgttgttgttgttgttgttgctgcatcATCCATGCAGAGGATTTTCAACATAATACAATAAAGTAATGCTTCTATTTCTGTTTACAATATACAGAGCAAGCTTATGTAAATATATGGAGACAGAAGAAAACACAATGTAACAAGAGAAGCTACAGACTTGCACAAATCAGTGCATTAAGCAACATGGTACTGGATAGACAATTTACAATAATCATAATGATATACTAAGACCATTTTTCATCACAAGCATACAGTATGATGCAGCAAACTATTAGCAAGAGCATAATCAAATAGAGCATCAACCTAGATGCAGGTAAGTAGTAAAGGCAACATTTTTTCTGTGGCGGTGAAGTACTATAGGTAACACCATTCGATATAATCATGGCTCTAGAAGCCAATTATATACATAAACTTGGTCAGATGCACAGATTTACAATTGGTAGCAGATAGAAAATAATCCCCAATGCCATGTGTTTTGTGCAATGACGTTCTTATTGAGCACAGGGCCGGGGCAAATATATATCGGTGTGTCAGTATATCGCTACCAAACCATTTGAACAATTCGGTTTTGTTTTCGATAAAAAAATCAGTTTTGTTTTGGGACATACAGCCAGAACCATCTCCAAAATGGGACAACCAGAACAGGTCATATAATTTCAATACAAGATCCAAATTGAGCAAAAGCAACAGAATATACCAAAATGACAAGAAGATAAATTGCTAAAGCTATAAGCAACCCAAGGAGATAATGCATACTTGGTCGGAAGCTACTCCAAACAAGCAATTGCAAATTTGAAACTTTACAAGCCAGTTAGCCACCCCCAATAAGCACAATATCGTTGAACATAGTGTACACCACCAATCGCATACAGTcagcgggaaaaaaaaaacatcgatTTCGCGCACGGGCAACAAACAAGGCCTCACATGGAATTGAGGATTTACGGAATCTTACATAGGTGTTGAGCTGGCGTATGAAGCTGGTGAAGTGGTTGTGCTTGAAGTGCCGCGGCAGCAGGTCGCGCTCGAAGGCGTGCGAGTCCCAGATCACgaagctgccgccgccagcggcCCAGGAGATGACCGCGTCGGTCGCCGGGTCGGAGACCATGTCGTAGACCTTGGTCAGGAACGGCGCCACGTCCGGAGGCCTCGGCACCACCCCCACCGGCGCCGTCTCCGGCGCGGCCTTCCCCGCCGGTGGAGGGGCGCCGACGTCGCCGGCTACCTCGCCGGCGACTGGGGAGGCGGGATGCTGGGGCGACCGCTTCTTCGAGCCCATGGCGACGGACGACGCGAAAGCCCTAGAATTTTTTTCTCCGGAGGCTTCGAGATTGAGCGGCGGCGTTGGAGGCTTCGAGATTGAGGCGGCCGCGCGACGAGaagggacgggacgggacggggcgaGGCGGCGAGGGGATTTTGGTTGGGTCGGTTGGTTTTCGGATTTCTTTGATGACCTGTACGGGAACGGGAATGGGGAGGGCCGGAGGGGTTTCGTTTTGCCTTCTGCgataggaagggaaaaaaatgtGGAAGAGATATTTATTTTGGTTAGATCACGGAAGGCGCGTGGCCGGGCAATACTTTATGGGCCTTTGGTACGGGTTTCCTGGACGGCCATATATGTCAGCGACTGTTATGGCGAATGGTGTTCGTGCACCAGGGTAAATATGCTGCGTTCTTTCCCGTATTTGGTGGGGTCGTGTCTCGTGTGGGCCAGAAGCGTCAGAGGCTGTGCGGTGCTCGAGGGTGCTGTTCGGAATTCTTTACTTGACTCTTCGGCTAATGACACGTTGGGCAAAGCTGAAGGGATTTGATCAGTGGGTCCCACCAGGAGGCAAAGCAAGTTGAGAAGTCGTCGGCGGCCGGGCAGGAAGCTGCTTGGTAGGATTAGGAAGAAGCACCAAAGCAGAAGCGCCACAGCCATTGCGTCACTGACATGTGGTCCCTATGCGCCACAGCTGTGCTTCAACGGAGACAAGGCGGGCATGTGCCGTCGTTGCCGACGTCATCGTTGGGGTCCGAACCGTCGAAGTCGACTCGAACGAGTCCAGTAGCGACGCGCTTTCTCGTCTTCTTCCGTTCTTCGTCGTGAGTGTCCCGCCGACCGGTCAGTGCCGAATCCGTGCAACCTCCTCGCGTTCTCACGAGTGAGCCGACTTCGACTCCGTTTTTGACCCGAGATACTAAGGTCGTGTTCAGTTGCCTAaaggtgcaaaattactgttgtagcactgtagcacactgtagcgtttcatttgtatttgtaaattattgtctaaatattgactaattaggctcaaaagattcgtctcgcaaagtacaacaaaactgtacaattagtttttaatttcgtctacatttagtactccatgtacgtaccacaagtttgatgtgatggggaatcttctttttgtatagtgtcaaagttggaagttttggAGGAAGGCCATCTCCGGGTTGAAAGCAAATCATCGTGCAACTGCGCACTCACTAATCGATTCAAAATTAGTAGGGAATGCGAATTATATGGAAGAGAGAAGATCCAGATCATGATCTAAGGTCGATTCATGATGAATAGAAAAAGAATAAACCACGCATGCCATACTGTGCTCCTCGTCGGGATAAGCTTGTCATCAAATGAATTTGTTTATCTGACCATGGGATCATATGTTGGTTCCACTCGTGAATCGATTCAATTTACGCGaggctctctttttttttccctgatgAACCGATTCATCAGTGGAGATGCTCTAATGAGCGCTTAAGTTGAGAGTTGTGAAACGTCATCAGTTTGTTTGATGAGGAGAAAAGGTGTGCGACGTTTTCTTGGCACCATTGTATGTCACTCTTGAGTCTTGAATCCCTCCACTGCCTCATTTTATCCcttgatgaaactccaagcgtTGCAACCGCACTCCACAGTTCTCAATTTCAGCTGCAAAGTTCTAACTCTGCTCAACCAGGCCGATCCGGCCGCCTCCAAAAAAAACTGATCGTGGCGACCGGGCCAGCTAGAAAATTTGCGGGTGTGCACGGGCCCAATAGAAAACAAAATCAACCGATAGTCATATACGGGCCCAACAGCATTTGAAGCCCACAGCACACACCGTGCGGAGTCTCGCTCGACACCCAAATGCCCCTTGTACAGCGCAGTACGCACGGTACCTCCAAATCTCAATTTCTTATCGCTGCTTTCGCCCTTGGGCCACATGCGAACACATGTTATCCTCACTCATCATCGTACTGCTGGGATGAGAGCatcttgcaagttgcaattaGGCTCATAAACTAAGCGTGGTGGCCTAATGCTTATCTTCCTTATCGGAAACCTGAGCGGGGTGCCGGTTCTGCTGCAGATCCCAACAGCCCGCCGGACGACCACGCTGCAACGAAGCTTTCTTTTCTCCATGAGCACGCTACCAGCTCCTGAAATTTTACGAGCTCtcccagcagccagcagcagcagtgctCATCCAAAGGAATCCGGTGAAGTTTCTGGCGACGCTTCTCGCTTTTGGGCATTTGGTTGGTTGTCGACCTGGAAGATGCAACGCGAATGCGCCGCGGATGCTTTTGGGCATTTGGTTGGTTGTCGACTCCGCCGTGGTAGTGCGAGCTGACCGCGCCCGGCCACGCCACGGCTCCGTGTCCCTGCATGTGGGGTCACGGGCATCTCCCACATCACCGCACATCGTCATCGTCCACGAACCAGCACCAAACAGGCAAACACCAATACCCGGTGCTAGAAGTCTAATGTATTTTTAGGGTTTAATTAACTAAGACGGCGACCTAACTAACGAACCAAATCCAGCGCGCCAGGTAGCGGCAGCGCCGAACTGGGCTTGCTGACGCGCACGCACCCGTGTTCGTGCACCGAAGCGCACGGTGCACGTCGCCGCCTGGTAATCTGAGATGCGACGACGGCGTCGTGGACGATGCTGCTGCTCTCGCGATCGAGACCCCGGCTCATCGCATCGTTACGGCAATCGAAGGGGACAAAAGGGGCCCCGAACTGAGCCCACTATGCTCTGAAATCTGAATGATATGTTCGATGGCAAAAGCATGCCGCATGCGCATAGACGAGAACCGCACGAGCGACTGCCGAAAGGCTGTGGTGGTGTTTCTGTACAGAGTGGAGTGGGCACCGTGTCTGAACCCCTTGACTATTGGCCTGACGAACGTAACCGAAAGGAACTTGTGCCACTTTGAGCGATCCTTGTTTTCTACTCCTATTTTGTTCTAAAATCCCAGACGGATGGCCCGCCTTTTGACGTATGCGTTCGCACTTTTGCCTCGTCATCTGGCATCACGTATATTGCATGATCAGGGCAGGAAGGTGCTACTAAACTCTACGGGTTTAAACGACGAAAACCTACTGTTGGGGGCAGGAGTTTTGGTCTGATATTTCCTTGTGAAATATAGAAATTGGGAACCTGTCATTTGTAGGTGGGTGTGAAATGTGAATGTATGTATGGCCACCTGCAACCTTTAGTCAAAACTTGCCAACAAAAAACATCTAGTCGAACCAAACGCCGTAACATGCCGAGTGATGTTGTCAAGACTTGTTTATAGTTTAATTATGTAGCGAACTCCTTTGGAGACGTGCGTGCTCGCGTATGCATATCGCCATCAAACTCCAGCTGCAGCCGGCCATGCCAGCAATCTTCTCATTTTCTTCAGCACCTGTCCAGTGCTTCCTTCAGTAACTACGGCTGCACGGATATTTGAGCTCTTACTGTGCAAATCGCAGCTGACACGCTGAATCCGTAAAATCGAGTTCTGTCTTTCCGTAATTTCTAT encodes the following:
- the LOC101754078 gene encoding heat stress transcription factor A-9, producing MGSKKRSPQHPASPVAGEVAGDVGAPPPAGKAAPETAPVGVVPRPPDVAPFLTKVYDMVSDPATDAVISWAAGGGSFVIWDSHAFERDLLPRHFKHNHFTSFIRQLNTYGFHKVDPDRWEWANEGFVKGQKHLLKTIKRKKKSAQDAPSDLQPAPVKTAPGTENIEIGKYGGLEKEVETLKRDKALLMQQLVDLRQYQQSSSLEVQNLIQRLRVMEQNQQQMMALLAIVVQNPNFLNQLVQQQRRSNWWNDDGSRKRRFRALEQGPVADQETSGASAQIIQYNPPIPETPNQVISVNGTFSSATAQPVSSPESAVPMDAETTSNSVDLLASSGHLFTNTSALSDWDDMLLGCEIEDILPSEQDFQMGEQQNGQVEAPLTVDDYTEYTVCQIPQLEQEQQLQDCQMEAQQSHKNPQYADIISKA